In a genomic window of Zingiber officinale cultivar Zhangliang chromosome 9B, Zo_v1.1, whole genome shotgun sequence:
- the LOC122024250 gene encoding myb-related protein 306-like has protein sequence MGRPPCCDKDGVKKGPWTPEEDIILVSYIQEHGPGNWRAVPTNTGLLRCSKSCRLRWTNYLRPGIRRGNFTDQEEKLIVHLQALLGNRWAAIASYLPERTDNDIKNHWNTHLKKKLWKLESDPEVSIQPGCRSMAKGRWEKCLQTDIGMAKRALSEALAVERPPPEASATSYASSTENISRLLQTWMKPGRRGAASGRPGRSEPASSQGSVSTSAAAAGLNEDSSPPPPPLMSYLESWLLDETEGQDGFLDDLL, from the exons ATGGGAAGGCCACCGTGCTGTGACAAGGATGGCGTCAAAAAGGGGCCATGGACTCCAGAAGAGGACATAATCTTAGTCTCCTACATCCAAGAACATGGGCCTGGAAATTGGAGAGCTGTTCCTACCAATACtg GGCTTTTGAGATGCAGCAAGAGTTGCAGGCTCCGGTGGACGAACTACCTCCGGCCGGGGATAAGGAGGGGAAACTTCACGGATCAAGAGGAGAAGCTCATCGTGCACCTCCAAGCTCTGCTGGGAAACAGATGGGCGGCGATCGCTTCGTATCTGCCGGAGAGGACGGACAACGACATCAAGAACCACTGGAACACGCACCTGAAGAAGAAGCTCTGGAAGCTGGAGAGCGACCCCGAGGTCAGTATCCAGCCGGGCTGCAGGTCGATGGCGAAAGGGCGGTGGGAGAAGTGCCTGCAGACGGACATCGGCATGGCGAAGAGGGCGCTCAGCGAGGCCCTGGCGGTGGAGAGGCCGCCGCCGGAGGCGTCCGCCACCAGCTACGCCTCCAGCACCGAGAACATCTCGCGACTCCTGCAGACGTGGATGAAGCCCGGCCGCCGCGGAGCCGCCTCCGGCCGGCCGGGGCGGAGCGAGCCGGCATCGAGCCAGGGGAGCGTTAGTACGTCGGCGGCGGCTGCGGGGCTGAACGAGGACTCCTCGCCGCCTCCGCCGCCTTTGATGTCGTATCTGGAGTCGTGGCTGCTGGACGAGACCGAAGGGCAGGATGGCTTCCTGGATGATTTGCTCTga
- the LOC122023512 gene encoding probable glucomannan 4-beta-mannosyltransferase 11 isoform X2, producing MEGIADLWEPLVSYLDQASDFFFSTLSRAAPVWTAVRVAVLVPLMKAAVVLCLVMSVILVIEKLSMALVALYVKVFGRTPEKVYKWEEIPQDSELGSLPYPMVLVQIPMFNEREVYQISIGAVCTLAWPNDKLIIQVLDDSTDITIRELVQEECGKWHRKGRNIHYISRDNRNGYKAGALKEAMELDYVKKCDYVAIFDADHEPPTDFLLRSVPFLMHNREIALAQARWKFVNANECIMTRIQEMSLNYHFKVEQQSGSSTMAFFGFNGTAGVWRIIAINDAEGWKERTTVEDMDLAVRATLRGWKFLYIGDLKVKSELPSNYKAYRYQQHRWACGPANLFKKMALDIIMAKEVPLMKKLFLLYNFFFARRIVSHNVTFFFYCIIIPLSSFFPEVVIPKWGVFYVPTLITILNSIGTPRSLHLIVVWVFFENVMSLHRCKAVYIGLLEAGRVNEWVVTEKLGNTLKTKQISVVEKKFARKLWERLLFLEVSMGLILLICACYNFSFRKDQHFIFIFPQTISFLLMGFGFVGTYIPQTK from the exons ATGGAAG GCATTGCCGATCTCTGGGAACCCTTGGTTTCCTACTTGGATCAAGCTTCCGATTTCTTCTTCTCCACCCTGAGCCGGGCGGCGCCGGTATGGACGGCGGTGAGGGTCGCGGTGCTGGTGCCGCTGATGAAGGCGGCGGTGGTGCTGTGCTTGGTCATGTCGGTGATCCTTGTCATCGAGAAGCTGTCGATGGCGCTCGTCGCCCTCTATGTGAAGGTCTTCGGACGGACGCCGGAGAAGGTGTACAAGTGGGAAGAGATTCCGCAGGATTCGGAGCTCGGCTCACTGCCCTACCCCATGGTCTTGGTCCAGATCCCCATGTTCAATGAGCGAGAG GTCTATCAAATTTCAATTGGAGCGGTTTGCACTCTTGCATGGCCAAATGACAAACTCATAATACAAGTTCTTGATGATTCGACAGACATCACAATTAGG GAATTAGTGCAAGAAGAATGTGGGAAGTGGCATAGAAAAGGTCGGAACATACACTATATATCTAGAGACAATCGAAATGGATACAAGGCTGGAGCTCTAAAAGAAGCAATGGAACTTGACTATGTGAAGAAATGTGATTATGTGGCAATATTTGATGCAGATCATGAGCCCCCAACTGATTTCCTTTTAAGATCTGTTCCTTTCCTCATGCACAATCGTGAAATTGCACTCGCTCAAGCACGGTGGAAATTTG TGAATGCCAATGAATGCATAATGACAAGAATACAAGAAATGTCATTGAACTACCATTTTAAAGTGGAGCAACAATCTGGTTCATCAACTATGGCATTCTTTGGATTTAATG GAACTGCTGGTGTGTGGAGAATTATAGCTATTAATGATGCTGAAGGTTGGAAAGAGCGAACTACTGTTGAAGATATGGACTTAGCAGTTAGAGCAACTCTTCGAGGCTGGAAGTTTTTATACATTGGGGACCTCAAG GTTAAAAGTGAGTTACCAAGCAATTATAAAGCCTATCGGTATCAGCAACATCGTTGGGCATGTGGGCCAGCAAATTTGTTTAAGAAAATGGCATTAGATATTATAATGGCCAAG GAAGTGCCCTTAATGAAGAAATTATTTTTGCTCTACAACTTCTTCTTTGCGAGAAGGATAGTATCTCACAATGTGACTTTCTTCTTCTACTGCATCATCATCCCATTATCTTCTTTTTTCCCTGAAGTTGTGATTCCAAAGTGGGGGGTGTTCTATGTCCCGACTCTTATTACCATCCTCAATTcaattggaactccaag GTCATTGCATCTAATTGTCGTCTGGGTATTTTTTGAAAATGTCATGTCCTTGCATCGATGCAAAGCTGTTTACATTGGTCTACTTGAAGCGGGGAGAGTAAATGAATGGGTTGTCACAGAGAAACTAGGGAACACATTGAAGACTAAACAAATTTCAGTAGTTGAGAAGAAATTCGCAAGGAAGTTGTGGGAAAG GCTTCTTTTCTTAGAAGTGAGCATGGGATTGATACTCTTGATATGTGCATGTTACAATTTCTCCTTCAGGAAAGATCAgcacttcattttcattttccCTCAGACTATTTCCTTCCTCCTGATGGGTTTTGGATTTGTTGGCACTTATATCCCACAAACCAAGTAG
- the LOC122023512 gene encoding probable glucomannan 4-beta-mannosyltransferase 11 isoform X1 produces MLELMRVDAGIADLWEPLVSYLDQASDFFFSTLSRAAPVWTAVRVAVLVPLMKAAVVLCLVMSVILVIEKLSMALVALYVKVFGRTPEKVYKWEEIPQDSELGSLPYPMVLVQIPMFNEREVYQISIGAVCTLAWPNDKLIIQVLDDSTDITIRELVQEECGKWHRKGRNIHYISRDNRNGYKAGALKEAMELDYVKKCDYVAIFDADHEPPTDFLLRSVPFLMHNREIALAQARWKFVNANECIMTRIQEMSLNYHFKVEQQSGSSTMAFFGFNGTAGVWRIIAINDAEGWKERTTVEDMDLAVRATLRGWKFLYIGDLKVKSELPSNYKAYRYQQHRWACGPANLFKKMALDIIMAKEVPLMKKLFLLYNFFFARRIVSHNVTFFFYCIIIPLSSFFPEVVIPKWGVFYVPTLITILNSIGTPRSLHLIVVWVFFENVMSLHRCKAVYIGLLEAGRVNEWVVTEKLGNTLKTKQISVVEKKFARKLWERLLFLEVSMGLILLICACYNFSFRKDQHFIFIFPQTISFLLMGFGFVGTYIPQTK; encoded by the exons ATGCTTGAACTAATGCGGGTCGATGCAGGCATTGCCGATCTCTGGGAACCCTTGGTTTCCTACTTGGATCAAGCTTCCGATTTCTTCTTCTCCACCCTGAGCCGGGCGGCGCCGGTATGGACGGCGGTGAGGGTCGCGGTGCTGGTGCCGCTGATGAAGGCGGCGGTGGTGCTGTGCTTGGTCATGTCGGTGATCCTTGTCATCGAGAAGCTGTCGATGGCGCTCGTCGCCCTCTATGTGAAGGTCTTCGGACGGACGCCGGAGAAGGTGTACAAGTGGGAAGAGATTCCGCAGGATTCGGAGCTCGGCTCACTGCCCTACCCCATGGTCTTGGTCCAGATCCCCATGTTCAATGAGCGAGAG GTCTATCAAATTTCAATTGGAGCGGTTTGCACTCTTGCATGGCCAAATGACAAACTCATAATACAAGTTCTTGATGATTCGACAGACATCACAATTAGG GAATTAGTGCAAGAAGAATGTGGGAAGTGGCATAGAAAAGGTCGGAACATACACTATATATCTAGAGACAATCGAAATGGATACAAGGCTGGAGCTCTAAAAGAAGCAATGGAACTTGACTATGTGAAGAAATGTGATTATGTGGCAATATTTGATGCAGATCATGAGCCCCCAACTGATTTCCTTTTAAGATCTGTTCCTTTCCTCATGCACAATCGTGAAATTGCACTCGCTCAAGCACGGTGGAAATTTG TGAATGCCAATGAATGCATAATGACAAGAATACAAGAAATGTCATTGAACTACCATTTTAAAGTGGAGCAACAATCTGGTTCATCAACTATGGCATTCTTTGGATTTAATG GAACTGCTGGTGTGTGGAGAATTATAGCTATTAATGATGCTGAAGGTTGGAAAGAGCGAACTACTGTTGAAGATATGGACTTAGCAGTTAGAGCAACTCTTCGAGGCTGGAAGTTTTTATACATTGGGGACCTCAAG GTTAAAAGTGAGTTACCAAGCAATTATAAAGCCTATCGGTATCAGCAACATCGTTGGGCATGTGGGCCAGCAAATTTGTTTAAGAAAATGGCATTAGATATTATAATGGCCAAG GAAGTGCCCTTAATGAAGAAATTATTTTTGCTCTACAACTTCTTCTTTGCGAGAAGGATAGTATCTCACAATGTGACTTTCTTCTTCTACTGCATCATCATCCCATTATCTTCTTTTTTCCCTGAAGTTGTGATTCCAAAGTGGGGGGTGTTCTATGTCCCGACTCTTATTACCATCCTCAATTcaattggaactccaag GTCATTGCATCTAATTGTCGTCTGGGTATTTTTTGAAAATGTCATGTCCTTGCATCGATGCAAAGCTGTTTACATTGGTCTACTTGAAGCGGGGAGAGTAAATGAATGGGTTGTCACAGAGAAACTAGGGAACACATTGAAGACTAAACAAATTTCAGTAGTTGAGAAGAAATTCGCAAGGAAGTTGTGGGAAAG GCTTCTTTTCTTAGAAGTGAGCATGGGATTGATACTCTTGATATGTGCATGTTACAATTTCTCCTTCAGGAAAGATCAgcacttcattttcattttccCTCAGACTATTTCCTTCCTCCTGATGGGTTTTGGATTTGTTGGCACTTATATCCCACAAACCAAGTAG
- the LOC122023514 gene encoding uncharacterized protein LOC122023514 isoform X2, translating to MERLTCLQGLLVSLAFSQLITSCCLAIPTTRSRSLFKLDKELLVPNDSVQIMNGDEVFQEGKSERMDFEINDYPGSGANDHHTPKPPE from the exons ATGGAGAGGCTCACCTGCCTTCAGGGGTTACTGGTCTCGTTGGCCTTCTCTCAACTCATTACTTCATGCTGCCTTGCAATTCCAACAACAA GGAGTCGAAGTTTGTTCAAATTGGATAAAGAACTGTTGGTTCCTAATGATTCTGTTCAG ATTATGAATGGAGATGAAGTTTTCCAAGAAGGCAAAAGTGAAAGGATGGATTTTGAGATTAATGATTATCCAGGATCAGGTGCCAATGATCACCATACTCCCAAACCACCAGAGTAG
- the LOC122023514 gene encoding uncharacterized protein LOC122023514 isoform X1: MTLLIKHLVCLIKKTWRGSPAFRGYWSRWPSLNSLLHAALQFQQQVIICYTIIGSRSLFKLDKELLVPNDSVQIMNGDEVFQEGKSERMDFEINDYPGSGANDHHTPKPPE, translated from the exons ATGACTCTGCTAAtaaagcacttagtgtgcttaaTTAAAAAGACATGGAGAGGCTCACCTGCCTTCAGGGGTTACTGGTCTCGTTGGCCTTCTCTCAACTCATTACTTCATGCTGCCTTGCAATTCCAACAACAAGTGATCATCTGCTACACCATCATTG GGAGTCGAAGTTTGTTCAAATTGGATAAAGAACTGTTGGTTCCTAATGATTCTGTTCAG ATTATGAATGGAGATGAAGTTTTCCAAGAAGGCAAAAGTGAAAGGATGGATTTTGAGATTAATGATTATCCAGGATCAGGTGCCAATGATCACCATACTCCCAAACCACCAGAGTAG